Proteins from a single region of Corylus avellana chromosome ca11, CavTom2PMs-1.0:
- the LOC132166323 gene encoding serine/arginine-rich splicing factor SR45: protein MAKPSRGRRSPPSGSASSSRSRSYTGSDSRSSSRSRSVSRSLSRSRSRSRSFSSSSSPSRSVSSRSPSPPPLRKSPAEVARRGRSPPPQSKRISPPPRKASPIQESLVLHVDKLSRNVNEGHLKEIFGFFGEVVNVELAMDRNVNLPKGYGYVEFKARVDAEKAQLCMDGGQIDGNVIQARFTLPPRQKVSPPLKALANASKRDAPKIDSVGADGEKDGLKRPREASPRRKPPASPRRRSPVGQRGGSPRRLPDSPVRRRADSPVRRRVESPYRRGDTPPRRRPTSPGRGPSPLRRNRSPARRMRGSPLRRRSPLPPRRRTPPRRARSPPRRSPIGRRRSRSPIRRPARSRSLSVSPRRGRGPVARRGRSSSYSKSPSPRKVARRSSRSPRRPLRGRSSSNSSRSSSPLPPRKP, encoded by the exons ATGGCGAAGCCAAGCCGAGGCCGTCGGTCGCCGCCGTCGGGGTCCGCGTCGTCGTCTCGCTCCCGGTCCTACACGGGCTCAGACTCCCGTTCCAGCTCTCGCTCACGCTCCGTCTCTCGGTCGCTCTCGCGTTCCAGATCTCGGTCGAGGTCCTTCTCCTCGTCTTCCTCTCCGTCCCGGAGCGTCAGTTCTCGCAGCCCGAGTCCCCCTCCCTTGAGGAAGAG TCCTGCTGAGGTAGCTAGAAGAGGTCGCTCTCCACCACCACAATCAAAAAGGATTTCTCCACCCCCAAG GAAAGCTTCTCCTATTCAAGAGTCGCTTGTTCTTCATGTTGACAAACTCAGCAGGAATGTTAATGAAGGccatttaaaagaaatatttg GTTTCTTTGGCGAAGTTGTTAATGTGGAGCTGGCAATGGATCGCAAT GTCAATCTTCCGAAAGGATATGGATATGTGGAGTTCAAGGCAAGAGTGGATGCTGAAAAGGCCCAATTATGCATGGATGGA GGTCAAATTGATGGGAATGTTATTCAAGCAAGGTTCACATTGCCTCCACGACAGAAGGTGTCACCACCCCTAAAAGCCCTTGCCAATGCTTCGAAGAGAGATGCTCCCAAAATTGATAGCGTTGGTGCTGATGGTGAGAAGGATGGACTCAAGCGGCCGAGGGAAG CTTCTCCCCGTCGGAAGCCTCCTGCCTCACCAAGAAGGAGATCCCCTGTTGGTCAAAGGGGTGGATCTCCTAGACGACTGCCAGATTCTCCTGTGCGTCGTCGTGCAGATTCTCCTGTGCGTCGTCGAGTAGAATCACCTTATCGACGTGGTGATACACCTCCGAGGAGGAGGCCCACATCTCCTGGCAGAGGTCCATCTCCACTAAGGCGCAATAGATCCCCTGCAAG AAGGATGCGTGGCAGTCCTCTTCGCAGACGATCCCCACTTCCTCCAAGGCGCCG TACACCTCCAAGACGGGCTCGTAGTCCTCCTAGAAGGTCTCCTATTGGTCGTAGACGTAGTCGATCTCCTATTCGTAGGCCTGCTCGCTCACGTTCACTATCAGTGTCCCCACGGAG AGGTCGAGGACCAGTCGCAAGACGTGGGAGGTCATCATCCTACTCTAAATCACCTAGTCCACGCAag GTAGCCCGGAGATCGAGTCGTAGTCCAAGAAG GCCTTTGAGAGGAAGAAGCAGTAGCAACAGCAGCCGCAGTAGTTCGCCACTGCCACCTCGTAAGCCATAG
- the LOC132166514 gene encoding sulfate transporter 2.1-like, protein MVGTVLELCTLEELAELEENDPAERARWVVSAPDPPGLWQNLAICSMKKTAALVSALNNQPKHKLLASLLQEAFPVLGWCQSYNVTKFKADVIAGLTIASLCIPQSMGYATLAKLEPQYGLYTSVVPPFIYAVMGTSKDMVIGPVAVDSLLLSAMIQKLIIDDSRADLTSYKSLVFTATLFAGIFQAAFGIFRLGFLVDFFSHAASVGFMSGSAIIIGLQQLKGLLGITNFTHKTDIISVMKSVSTGLAHQQWHINNFVLGCSCLTFVLITRLLGTWKKKLFWLPVIAPLLAFIFSTLIVYWTKAYDEGVVIVRQVKTGFNPSSVHLLQFDGPYVTEVAKIGLIVAVVGLTEATAVGRSFASLKGYHLDANKEMVSFGFMNVIGSLTSCYVCAGSLSRTAVNFNAGGETLVSNMVMAVTVLISLQLFTRFLYYTPMAAMASIILSAIPQLIKLTEANHIWKVDKLDFLACIGAFFGVLFLRVEIGLLIAVAISFAKIILVSIQPGVEILGRLPGTCTFCDVAQYPMAMKIPGVLIIRIKSAWLCFANANNIRERIMRWVTEEEEDAEGKIRRTTIKHVILDMSSLMNIDTSGIVSLDELHKNLVSHGAELGIANPRWQVINKLRLANFVGKIGGMVFLTVGEAVDACVL, encoded by the exons ATGGTTGGGACAGTGTTGGAGCTTTGCACATTAGAAGAACTGGCTGAGCTTGAGGAGAATGATCCAGCTGAAAGGGCTCGGTGGGTGGTGAGTGCTCCAGATCCCCCAGGTCTATGGCAGAACCTAGCTATATGTTCCATGAAAAAAACAGCAGCTTTGGTCTCGGCTCTCAACAATCAGCCTAAACATAAACTCCTTGCCTCACTCCTGCAAGAGGCATTTCCTGTCCTTGGTTGGTGTCAAAGCTACAATGTAACCAAATTCAAGGCCGATGTTATTGCTGGTTTAACTATTGCCAGCCTCTGCATTCCCcag AGTATGGGATATGCAACTTTAGCAAAGCTCGAACCTCAATATGGCCTCT ACACAAGCGTTGTCCCGCCTTTTATTTATGCTGTAATGGGAACTTCAAAGGACATGGTGATTGGACCCGTGGCGGTGGATTCGCTGCTTCTATCCGCAATGATTCAGAAATTGATCATAGATGATTCTAGGGCTGATTTAACTTCTTACAAGAGCCTTGTTTTTACTGCAACTCTCTTTGCGGGCATATTTCAAGCTGCCTTTGGAATCTTCAG GTTGGGATTTCTTGTCGATTTTTTCTCCCATGCTGCTAGTGTTGGGTTCATGTCAGGCTCCGCCATAATTATTGGTCTTCAACAGCTCAAAGGACTACTTGGGATCACCAACTTCACCCATAAAACTGATATTATCTCTGTCATGAAATCCGTTTCTACTGGACTTGCTCATCAACAG tggcacatcaataattttgtCCTTGGGTGTTCATGCCTGACTTTTGTCTTAATTACAAGACTTCTG GGTACATGGAAGAAGAAACTCTTTTGGTTGCCAGTAATTGCCCCTCTCctggcttttattttttctactttGATTGTTTATTGGACAAAGGCCTATGATGAAGGTGTTGTTATTGTTAGACAAGTCAAAACCGGGTTTAATCCAAGCTCGGTGCATCTTTTACAATTTGATGGCCCTTATGTTACTGAAGTGGCCAAGATTGGGTTGATCGTTGCTGTTGTTGGACTTACG GAAGCAACGGCAGTAGGGCGGTCTTTTGCATCCCTAAAAGGATACCACCTTGATGCAAACAAAGAAATGGTATCTTTTGGCTTCATGAATGTTATAGGATCTTTGACTTCTTGCTATGT ATGCGCAGGTTCCTTGTCACGGACGGCAGTAAATTTCAATGCTGGTGGTGAAACCCTAGTGTCAAATATGGTGATGGCAGTTACCGTTCTGATATCATTGCAATTGTTCACAAGATTCTTGTATTATACTCCAATGGCAGCCATGGCATCAATCATTCTTTCTGCTATTCCGCAACTCATCAAACTCACTGAAGCTAATCATATTTGGAAGGTTGATAAGTTAGACTTCCTTGCTTGCATTGGAGCCTTCTTTGGCGTATTGTTCTTACGTGTGGAGATTGGTCTTCTAATTGCG GTGGCAATATCATTTGCAAAGATCATTCTCGTCTCGATTCAACCAGGGGTAGAGATCCTTGGAAGGCTTCCAGGAACTTGCACGTTTTGTGACGTTGCTCAGTATCCTATGGCTATGAAGATTCCAGGAGTCCTGATAATCCGTATCAAATCTGCCTGGCTTTGTTTTGCAAATGCCAATAATATTAGAGAAAG GATTATGAGATGGGTGACTGAAGAAGAGGAGGATGCCGAAGGAAAGATCAGAAGGACGACTATCAAACATGTAATTCTTGACATGTCGA gtttaatgaACATTGACACATCTGGGATTGTTTCTCTAGACGAACTTCATAAGAATCTGGTCTCACATGGAGCAGAG TTAGGCATTGCAAACCCTAGATGGCAAGTGATTAACAAACTCAGATTAGCCAACTTTGTCGGCAAAATTGGAGGAATGGTCTTCTTGACTGTTGGAGAAGCTGTGGATGCATGCGTACTTTAG
- the LOC132166250 gene encoding sulfate transporter 2.1-like yields MAAPAPEAASSPEEIPDLEENAGHAERAQWVLNAPEPPSPLRELIDSVRDTVLPCGNKFLSLKNQPASDHVVSFLQGFFPILVWCRSYTATKFKNDLLAGLTIASLCIPQSIGYATLAKLDPQYGLYTSVVPPLIYAAMGTSREIAIGPVAVVSLLLPSMIQQFQDPVADPVSYTKLVLTATFFAGIFQAAFGILRLGFLVDFLSHAAIVGFVAGAAIVIGLQQLKGLLGINHFTSKTDIISVLESVWKSIHHHWDPHNFILGFAFLSFILTARFLGKKKQRLFWLPAIAPLLSVILSTLIVFLTKADKHGIKIVKHIKGGFNPSSVHQLQLTGPFVGEVAKVGLIVALVALTEAIAVGRSFASIKGYHLDGNKEMVAMGFMNIIGSFTSCYVATGSFSRTAVNFSAGCETLVSNIVMAITVIISLQLFTRLLYFTPIAILASIILSALPGLIDLNEAYNIWKIDKFDFLTCIAAFFGVLFVSVEIGLLVAVGISFAKILLISIRPGTETLGRIPGTDMFCDINQYPMAAKTPGAVIIRVKSALLCFANANIIVERIMTWVTEEAEDTKGNAKRTIQLVVLDTSSLMDIDTSGIASLQELHKNLTAHGMEFAIASPRWQVIHKLRLANFVSKIGGNVFLTVGEAVDASIGGKRATIQA; encoded by the exons ATGGCTGCTCCAGCCCCGGAGGCCGCCTCCTCGCCGGAGGAAATCCCGGACCTCGAGGAGAATGCCGGCCATGCCGAAAGGGCTCAGTGGGTGCTTAATGCCCCCGAGCCCCCAAGTCCATTGCGCGAGCTCATTGATTCTGTTAGGGACACCGTTTTACCTTGCGGAAACAAGTTCTTGTCCCTCAAGAATCAGCCTGCATCAGACCACGTCGTTTCATTCTTGCAAGGTTTTTTCCCGATCCTTGTTTGGTGTCGAAGCTACACAGCAACCAAATTTAAGAACGATTTGCTTGCCGGTCTAACTATTGCTAGCCTCTGCATCCCCCAG AGTATTGGATATGCAACTTTAGCAAAGCTTGATCCTCAATATGGCCTCT ATACGAGTGTGGTGCCGCCTCTCATTTATGCTGCAATGGGAACTTCAAGAGAGATAGCAATTGGACCCGTTGCTGTGGTTTCACTGCTTTTGCCTTCAATGATTCAGCAGTTCCAAGATCCTGTGGCTGATCCAGTTTCCTACACAAAGCTTGTTTTGACGGCAACATTCTTTGCAGGGATCTTCCAAGCTGCCTTTGGAATTCTCAG GTTAGGATTTCTTGTGGATTTCCTGTCCCATGCTGCTATTGTGGGATTTGTGGCTGGAGCAGCCATAGTAATTGGTCTTCAACAGCTTAAGGGACTACTTGGGATTAATCACTTCACAAGCAAGACTGATATAATATCTGTGTTGGAATCAGTTTGGAAATCAATTCAtcatcat TGGGATCCTCATAATTTTATCCTTGGCTTCGCATTCCTCAGTTTCATCCTAACTGCTCGATTTCTG GGTAAAAAGAAACAGAGACTCTTCTGGTTGCCAGCCATTGCCCCTCTCCTCTCTGTCATACTATCGACTCTTATTGTTTTCCTGACAAAAGCGGATAAACATGGGATTAAGATTGTTAAACACATCAAAGGAGGCTTCAATCCAAGCTCAGTTCATCAGTTACAGCTCACTGGCCCTTTTGTCGGAGAAGTGGCTAAAGTTGGACTTATTGTTGCCCTTGTTGCACTCACG GAAGCGATTGCTGTCGGCCGATCTTTTGCATCGATTAAAGGATACCACCTTGATGGAAACAAAGAAATGGTTGCCATGGGATTCATGAACATCATAGGTTCTTTCACTTCTTGCTATGTTGCAACCG GTTCATTCTCACGTACTGCAGTAAACTTCAGTGCTGGTTGTGAAACTTTAGTCTCCAATATTGTGATGGCAATTACAGTGATTATATCGTTGCAGTTGTTCACAAGGCTCTTATATTTCACTCCAATAGCAATCCTTGCGTCAATAATTCTTTCTGCTCTTCCTGGACTCATCGACCTCAATGAAGCTTACAATATTTGGAAGATTGATAAATTTGATTTCCTTACTTGCATCGCAGCATTCTTCGGTGTGTTGTTTGTCTCCGTGGAGATTGGCCTTCTAGTTGCG GTAGGAATATCGTTTGCAAAGATCCTTCTCATCTCAATTCGACCAGGCACAGAAACTCTTGGACGAATTCCTGGAACTGATATGTTCTGCGACATCAATCAATATCCCATGGCAGCAAAAACTCCCGGGGCCGTCATAATCCGTGTTAAATCCGCCTTGCTATGTTTTGCAAATGCAAATATCATTGTagaaag GATCATGACATGGGTTACTGAAGAAGCGGAGGACACAAAAGGAAATGCAAAAAGAACTATTCAACTCGTAGTTCTTGACACTTCCA GTCTAATGGACATCGACACTTCAGGAATTGCTAGTCTGCAGGAATTGCATAAGAATCTCACAGCACATGGAATGGAG tttgCCATTGCCAGTCCTAGGTGGCAAGTCATTCACAAGCTAAGGTTGGCGAACTTTGTGAGTAAAATTGGAGGAAACGTTTTCTTGACTGTTGGAGAAGCTGTGGATGCAAGTATTGGTGGAAAAAGGGCTACCATTCAAGCCTAA